One part of the Plasmodium yoelii strain 17X genome assembly, chromosome: 13 genome encodes these proteins:
- a CDS encoding CPW-WPC family protein, translated as MKYIVIFSFLSLFNALKFGNSIIRLNEKNKKTFVFSGDADLDNKYSKGDESSENNNEVEENDMNIIIREKTNATKSDENIKNIINESENMIKKKYNINELPPSGLTEEEEEEAREDSEFLSDDLEEAAQNFASSDSENEDKKERETESENIKKYQAEVINAMNKDTIYKKMDSNKIEEVEHMTDDSDEVCIQDYSLPCPFNFFRTSSGCVPLPSYEGPCNEVQEKLMYLYDNQKESWADICDSNWECLPLKCKYGTDYNSVCPINWIDMGKGVCRSLYKNNKCKSAIDFSDKSISEKKEFERLCGIRWRCKSVIYETNFDSLCPLYWTKIDQYKCKSPDDYNGPCPKISNFKKYNSEEGKKNIEIACLVNWPYNIRINEYERDYNVPCPIGWFLLNNGFCRAPENYIKNSKCNDEVGFFNMTSQQKESFSISCNVDFPFKDRENCQRNYAFKCPLGWIPSNQEGFCKSPINYKSKICRSYSKFKNVSESQRNYYLKFCNIDWPCISEIQNSHIYTKLPFNYSGERQPKWDNGPVDSITGSII; from the exons atgaaatatattgttattttttcttttttgtcCCTTTTTAACGCTCTCAAGTTTGGAAATTCCATTATTCGactaaatgaaaaaaataaaaaaacgtTTGTCTTTTCTGGAGACGCTGATTtagataataaatattcGAAAGGAGATGAATCatcagaaaataataatgaagttgaagaaaatgatatgaatataattataagaGAAAAAACAAATGCTACCAAATctgatgaaaatataaaaa atattattaatgaatcagaaaatatgattaaaaagaAATACAATATCAATGAGTTGCCACCATCGGGTCTTACTGAA gaagaagaagaagaagccAGGGAGGATAGTGAATTTTTATCTGACGATTTGGAAGAAGCAGCTCAAAATTTTGCATCATCAGATAGCGAa AACGAAGATAAGAAGGAAAGAGAAACTGAAtctgaaaatataaagaaatatcAAGCGGAGGTTATCAATGCAATGAATAAAGATacaatatacaaaaaaatggatTCTAATAAAATAGAAGAAGTTGAACat ATGACTGATGATTCAGATGAG GTATGCATTCAAGATTATTCATTACCATGTCCCTTTAACTTTTTCCGAACGAGCTCGGGTTGCGTGCCCTTACCATCGTATGAAGGCCCGTGCAATGAG GTGCAGGAGAAGCTAATGTACCTGTACGACAATCAGAAGGAAAGTTGGGCCGATATTTGTGACTCCAATTGGGAATGTTTGCCtttaaaatgtaaatatggAACAGACTATAATTCAGTGTGTCCTATTAATTGGATTGATATGGGAAAAGGAGTATGTCGAagtttatataaaaataataaatgtaagAGTGCTATTGATTTTTCTGATAAAAGTATatctgaaaaaaaagaattcgAAAGATTATGTGGAATAAGATGGAGATGTAAATCAGTAATTTATGAAACAAATTTTGATTCATTATGTCCATTATATTGGACAAAAATAGATCAGTATAAATGTAAATCACCAGATGATTATAATGGACCTTGTCCTAAAATATCaaactttaaaaaatataatagtgaagaaggaaaaaaaaatatcgaaaTTGCATGTTTAGTTAATTGGCCTTACAATATCAGAATTAATGAATATGAACGGGATTACAATGTACCATGTCCAAT tgGGTGGTTTCTACTAAATAACGGGTTTTGCCGTGCCccagaaaattatataaaaaattcaaaatgcAATGATGAAGTTggattttttaatatgaCTTCACAACAAAAGGAATCTTTTTCCATTTCTTGCAATGTTGATTTTCCTTTTAAAG aTCGAGAAAATTGCCAACGTAACTACGCGTTCAAATGCCCTTTAGGATGGATACCATCAAATCAAGAAGGATTTTGTAAATCAccaataaattataaaagtaaaatatgCAGGTCATATTCTaagtttaaaaatgtttCCGAAAGTCAGAGAAATTATTACTTAAAGTTTTGTAATATAGATTGGCCATGTATATCTGAAATTCAAAATTCACAT ATATACACTAAGTTGCCCTTTAATTATTCTGGGGAACGACAGCCAAAATGGGATAATG gcCCAGTGGATTCAATAACTGGAtcaattatttaa
- a CDS encoding serine/threonine protein kinase, putative, with translation MKLYSCVIYTFILCKIISLIKVFYCSFWYLINVHFFVNNLNYNEIWKNNITDNKNDVLILFISPYLTSKHKKLQKLFNNNNNDNIEDQINIYLENGNQKNDKNEASVSSYIVSLLFSKDNYIVLFYIFSYIYYYYIGCIQNIVQHFIVQKQKHKTYNISFFYQYVYSKEVYNNTSKNKKRYLNFIGNIDKIFNLNNDNEKNNNSILTNINSKGKYGYSSINDIIKESQIKKDKNKCVNNKSTKCEYNNEKKNIKNEIFKLNKYKKQNKDHNHYINNILNNKYYLKKKIKTLLKKTKITKPYELEVIHLPRPEIIQNETTVIKQNKENVCSKCVINLKEPLYSLKIRDQNIYSDIEMSIQKEKQPDIETYYDFDKVFYLSDVDNEEDEYINEDKPTYKSMSNLIKNKYKMLNFTKHLFLENTEKNNEIDKYYNKRTNYSIQNKLGGGAYGEIWYGINLNKNIPFQNVVLKKILIKKSDDENEQNLNDDEREKEYEIYAMREVYFGEIFKNCDNISRYIEHFKESEISENNKEHVTFIWIVFANEGYSLSQHLFETDKNNSGMVIPSKLWWSIKKQNIGMLVIKDLMRQILNGINIAHKKNITHRDIKMENIFVSPNTPFTVRIGDWGSAVEYKNESFFFTPSMEEETEGYQPPESLFGHMKNNFMRLPYYDMWGIGILFLQFVLGTKNPLEIKNKRNEVKLKQIYSKYSKDILKEVIFIQGLSDLCIIPWVSQTPDRLIPLYDMKNNEKNLLQYSSIYGRNLIINKLEYFASTKNLIEIKRKKYNLINNMMSNKYNSLISLPNSPVCPNWKCLHKYNEQASYNNNNNNNNNTFDNVQNKFLQQKKENYTFFKNNCNDEQFQKILQERDPSGVGLPDKNARDLLRRLLDFDYNTRITSEEALKHAWFSDS, from the coding sequence atgaaattatattCGTGTGTAATTtacacatttatattatgcaAAATAATATCTCTTATTAAAGTTTTTTATTGTTCTTTTTGGTATTTAATAAATGTCCATTTTTTTGTGaacaatttaaattataatgaaatatggaaaaataatataaccgataataaaaatgatgttcttattttatttatctcTCCATATCTAACatcaaaacataaaaaattacaaaaattatttaataacaataacaatgataatatagaagatcaaattaatatttatttagaaAATGGAAATCAGAAAAACGATAAAAATGAAGCTTCTGTTAGTTCATATATTGTTTCacttttatttagtaaagaTAATTACatagtattattttatattttctcttatatatattattattatattggaTGTATACAAAATATAGTTCAACATTTTATagttcaaaaacaaaaacataAAACATATAACATTAGCTTTTTTTATCAGTATGTATATTCTAAGgaggtatataataatacatcaaaaaataagaaaaggTATCTTAATTTTATTGGGAATATTGATAAGATATTTAAcctaaataatgataatgaaaaaaataataattctatattaacaaatataaatagtaaagGAAAATATGGCTATTCTTCAATTAATGATATAATTAAAGAAAgtcaaattaaaaaagacaaaaataaatgtgttaataataaaagtacGAAAtgtgaatataataatgaaaaaaaaaatataaaaaatgaaatttttaaattaaataaatataaaaaacaaaataaagatcataatcattatataaataatatattgaataataaatattatcttaaaaaaaaaataaaaacacttttaaaaaaaactaagATAACAAAACCATATGAATTAGAGGTTATTCATTTACCAAGACCAGAAATCATACAAAATGAAACAACtgtaataaaacaaaataaagaaaatgtttGTTCAAAATGtgttattaatttaaaagaacctttatattctttaaaaATTAGGGATCAAAATATCTATAGTGACATTGAAATGTCGATACAAAAAGAGAAACAACCTGATatagaaacatattatgatttCGATAAGGTCTTTTATTTGAGTGATGTAGATAACGAAGaagatgaatatataaatgaagatAAACCAACTTACAAATCAATgtcaaatttaataaaaaataaatacaaaatgcTCAATTTTAcaaaacatttatttttagaaaatacagaaaaaaataacgaaatagataaatattataataaaagaacAAACTATTCtattcaaaataaattagGAGGTGGTGCATATGGTGAAATATGGTATggtattaatttaaataaaaatattccatTTCAAAATgtagttttaaaaaaaatacttataaaaaaaagtgatgatgaaaatgaacaaaatttgAATGATGATGAAAGGGAAAAggaatatgaaatatatgcTATGAGAGAAGTATATTTTGGggaaatttttaaaaattgtgatAATATAAGTAGATATATAGAACATTTTAAAGAATCTGAAATtagtgaaaataataaagaacaTGTTACATTTATATGGATTGTATTTGCAAATGAAGGATATTCATTATCACAACATCTTTTTGAAacagataaaaataattcggGTATGGTTATTCCTAGTAAATTATGGTGGagtataaaaaaacaaaatataggAATGTTAGTAATAAAAGATTTAATGCGTCAAATATTAAATGGTATAAATATTgctcataaaaaaaatattacacaCCGAGATattaaaatggaaaatatatttgtatcaCCAAATACACCATTTACTGTTCGAATAGGTGATTGGGGTAGTGCtgttgaatataaaaatgaatcttttttttttacacctAGTATGGAAGAAGAAACAGAAGGATACCAACCACCAGAATCTTTATTTGGACATATGaaaaacaattttatgaGATTaccatattatgatatgtgGGGAATAGGAATATTATTCTTACAATTTGTATTAGGTACCAAAAACCcattagaaataaaaaataaaagaaatgaaGTGAAAttgaaacaaatatattcaaaatattctaaagatattttaaaagaagTAATTTTTATACAAGGACTTTCAGATTTATGTATAATACCTTGGGTTAGTCAAACTCCTGATAGGTTAATACCTCTATAtgatatgaaaaataatgaaaaaaatttactTCAATATTCTTCTATATATGGAagaaatttaattataaataaactaGAATATTTCGCTAGCACAAAAAATCTTATTGAAAttaaacgaaaaaaatataacctTATTAATAACATGATGtctaataaatataattcattAATATCTTTGCCAAATTCTCCAGTGTGCCCAAATTGGAAATGcttacataaatataatgaacaAGCTAGCTATAACAACAATAAtaacaacaataataatacatttgaTAATGTTCAAAATAAATTCCTTCaacaaaaaaaggaaaattatacattttttaaaaataattgtaatGATGAACAGttccaaaaaatattacaagaACGAGACCCATCAGGTGTTGGACTTCCGGATAAAAACGCTCGTGACCTTCTTAGACGTCTCCTCGATTTCGATTACAACACAAGGATTACTTCCGAAGAGGCTCTTAAACATGCATGGTTTTCAGATAGCTGA